The Candidatus Palauibacter polyketidifaciens genome contains the following window.
CGGACCTCTACCAGCTCACCATGCTCAAGGCGTACTGGGAACACGGGATGCGCGAGACGGCCGTGTTCGAGTTCTTCGTCCGCCGTCTCCCCCCGAATCGCAATTTCCTGTTGGCTGCGGGCCTGGCTCAAGCTCTCGACTACCTGGAAGGCCTGCGTTTCGAGCCCGACGAACTCGAGTGGCTCGGCGGCCAGCCCGGCTTCCCCCCCGCCTTCGTCGACTGGCTCGCCGATCTGCGCTTCACCGGGGATGTGGACGCCATGCCCGAGGGGACCGTCTTCTTCCCGGATGAACCGCTGCTGCGCGTGACCGCGCCGCTCCCTCAGGCGCAACTCGTCGAGACACGACTCATCTCGCTGCTCAACTTCTCCTCCCTCATCGCCTCGAAGGCAGTCCGCTTCCGGCTCGCGGCCCCGACGGCCCGGCTGGTGGACTTCGGCCTGCGGCGGGCACACGGCTCGGAAGCGGGGCTACTCGCCGCCCGGGCCGCCTATCTTGCCGGCTTCGACGGCACGGCGACCGCACTTGCGGGCCAGCGCTGGGGGATCCCGACCTTCGGCACCATGGCCCATTCGTTTATCCAGGCGCACGACAGCGAAGCCGAGGCCTTCATTCGCTTCGCCCGCGCCCATCCCGAGAACGCGGTGCTGCTCATCGACACGTACGACACCGAGGCGGGCGCGTCGAAAGTCGTGGAGACCGCGGCCGACCTCCTGGCCGAAGGCATCGAGATTGGGGCGGTGCGGCTCGATTCCGGAGACGTCGCGTCCCACGCCCGCAGCGTGCGCCGGATTCTGGATGACGGAGGCTGTCCCGGAGTCCGGATCTTCGCGAGCGGTTCGCTCGACGAGCACGGCGTGGCCCGGCTGGCCGACGTCCCGATCGATGGCTTCGGCATCGGGGCCGCCCTCACCGTTTCCGCGGACGAGCCGGCGCTCGACAGCGTCTACAAACTTCAGGAGTACGCTGGCCGGCCACGCCGCAAGCGCTCGGAAGGGAAGGCGACGTGGCCGGGTCGCAAACAGGTCTTTCGCACCTGCGAACGCGGTCGACTCGCGCGCGATGTCCTGGGGCTCGACGACGAGGCATTGTCCGGCGAGGCCATGCTTGTGCCCGTGGCGCGCGCCGGAGCACGACTGCGGTCGGATCCCCCGCTGGAGGAGATCCGCGATCGTGTCCGAGCCTCGCTGGAAACGCTACCGGCGGAGCTTCGGGGACTCGAGTCGGCTCCCACGCCGTTCCCGGTGGAACCATCGCCGGCCGTGCGTGAACTCGCCCGGGAGGTCGACCGCCGGACTTCCGGCGACGACGTCGGGGAGGGCTTCGCGGCGACCGGCACACCCGGCTAGCTTTCTCAACACGACCGTGTTCGAGGAGGTCAAATGAGGTTCGCCAAACTTTCTCTGGGGTTCGCCCTCGCCGCGTACGCCGCGGCTCCCTTCGCCGCGGCCGGCGAGCAAGCGTCGCAGACCGGCGCCACCGCCTTCGTCGGCGTGAACGTGATTCCGATGGATTCCGAGCGGGTCCTCACGGGACACACCGTCGTCGTGCGCGGCGACCGGATCGTCGCGGTCGGGCCGGCCGCCGAGGTCGACGTGCCGGACGGCGCTCGTCGCATCGACGGCGCCGGGAAGTACCTGATGCCGGGACTGTCGGAGATGCACGGACACACGCCGGGCGGCTTTCCGACCGACACCTTCCGCGAACAGGTGATGTTCCTCTACGCCGCGAACGGCGTGACGACCGTGCGGGGGATGCTCGGACTGCCCGGCGACCTGGAGTTGAAGGCCAGGGCGAACACGGGCGAGATCTGGGGGCCGACGCTCTACCTCGCGGGTCCGAGCTTCAACGGCAACTCGGTCACGTCGCCGTCGCAGGCGGCGGAACGCGTGTGGATCCAGAAAGAGGAAGGGTGGGACCACCTGAAGATCCACCCGGGACTCACCGTGCCGGAGTACGACGCGCTTGCCGCCGCCGCCGCACAGGCCGGCATTCGCTTCGGGGGCCACGTCCCGGCCGATGTCGGGATCCGCCATGCCATCCTCATGGGACAGGAGACCTTCGACCACCTCGACGGCTACCTGGAGGAGGCGGGAGGCGTCCGCGGCCCCATGGACCCAGCGAAGCTGGAGGAACTGTTCGCGCTGACGATCGGCGCCCGGGCGTGGGTCGTGCCCACGATGGTCCTCTGGGAAGTGGGCGTCATCGGCTTCGGCGACCCCGAGGCGCTCGCGGCCTATCCCGAGATGCGCTACTGGCCTCCGCAGGGCGTCCAGGGCTGGAAGGACCGCCTCCAGGCGATCCAGGCGCGCGGCAACTGGGACGTGGAGCAGGCGCGCCTCCACGCGAGTAACCGGACGCGTCTCCTCGGCATGATGAACGAGGCCGGCGTGGGCATCCTCATGGGCACGGACTCACCGCAGATGTTCAGCGTCCCCGGCTTCTCGCTCCACCGCGAACTCGCGGCGATGGCCGACGCCGGGATGTCGCCGTACGAGATTCTCGCCAGCGGCACCCGGAACGTCGGGGACTACTTCCAGGGCTACGACACCTTCGGGACGGTGGCCGCCGGCCGGCGGGCCGATCTCATTCTGACGAACACGAACCCCCTCGACGACGTGGCGAACGTCGCGGACCGCGCCGGCGTCATGGTGCGCGGCGTGTGGAAGTCCGAGGAGGAGATCCAGCAGGGGCTGGCCGAGATCGCCGCCAGCTTCGGCAACTGACGGAGACGCACGGGACGGAGACGATGATGACGGAGAATGGAACCGTACGCGGCGTGGTCGAGCGCCACGAAGGGATCATTACGGTGCGGGGTGGCGGCAGGCACCGGGCCTGGAACGGGATCGAATACAAGACCGGGATGTGGGCGGAGAACGTTGGCTCGAACGCCCTCTCCATGAACGTGGCGATGATCCCGCCGGGCGGCGTCGCGAAAGCACACATCCATGTGGATTTCGAAGTGATGCTCTACATCCTCGCCGGGCGCGTCCGCCACGAGTTCGGGCCTCGGCTGGAGAAGACGCTCGACAACGAAGCGGGCGACTTCATCTTCATCGAACCCGGCGTCCCCCACGAGGTGTTCAACCTCAGCGACACCGAGCCCGTCGTCGCGGTGGTCGCGCGCTCGGACGCGCAGGAGTGGGAGAACATCGTCGACTTCCAGCGCCCCGTGCGAGACTCACGGTAGATGCCAGGGCGCGGGACGTTCGTGCGGGCACACCGGCGGCGGAGGGAGACGAACCATAGGTCTTGAAATATGAGCATTGAATGTTCATATTTCATGGATGATCGCTCGTCCCGCGCACGTCGCTGAACTCGTCCGGAAGCTGGACGCCAACCCGGTCGTCGCCTTGCTCGGCGCCCGCCAGGTGGGCAAGACGACGCTCGCCGGCATGCTGGCGAGCACCCTCGCCGAGACGCAACGTCCGGTCACGAGCTTCGACCTGGAAGATCCGCGCGACCTCGCCAGACTCGATGAGCCGACGCTCGCCCTGGAACCCCTGCGCGGCCTGGTGATCATCGACGAAATCCAACGCAGGCCGGACCTCTTCCCCGTCCTGAGGGTGCTTGCGGACCGCCGGCCGAGACCCGCGCGCTTTCTCGTCCTGGGCAGCGCCTCGCCCGAGTTGCTGCGCCAGGGGTCGGAGTCCTTGGCGGGCAGAATCTCGTTTCACGATCTCGGCGGTCTCGATCTGGCCGAGGTCGGACCCGAGCGGTGGCGCAGGCTGTGGCTGCGGGGCGGATTCCCCAGGGCATGGCTGGCGCGCAACAATGAGGCGAGCGCGGAGTGGCGGCGCGACTTCATCCGAACGTTCGTGGAACGCGACCTGCCGAGCCTCGGCATTTCCCTGCCGCCGCGGCTCCTGCACGATTTTTGGACCATGCTCGCCCACTATCACGGGCAGATCTGGAACGGGGCGGAACTGGGGCGCGCCTTTGGCATCGCACACACGACGGTCCGGCGCCACCTTGACCGCATGACCGGGGCCTACGTCATGCGCCAGTTGCGGCCGTGGCGGGAGAACCTCGGCAAGCGCGTCGTCAAGTCGCCCAAGGTCTACATCGCCGACAGCGGTCTCCTGCACGCGCTGCTCGATATCCCGACGGCGCGCGACCTCGCGGCCCACCCCAAGGTCGGTGCGAGCTGGGAGGGATTCGCCCTCGAACAGGTCGTGCGCCGCCTGGGCGCCCGCCCGGAAGAGTGCTACTTCTGGGCCGTGCACGGCGGCCCGGAACTGGATCTTCTCGTGGTCCGCGGCCGGCGGCGTCGCGGCTACGAGTTCAAGCGCACCGACGCGCCCCGCGCCACGGCTTCCATGCACGCCGCGATGCGCCACCTCGGGCTTGACCAGCTGGATGTCGTGCATGTAGGAAACGATACCTTCCCGCTGACCGACGGGGTCCGGGCGGTTGGCGGGGGAGACATATTCACCGCAGTCGCACCGCTGTAGGCGGATCGGGCGCATCCGTAACGACATGGAGATCGACGAGCCCTTCCGCCGCGGCTTCAGAATCCGAGCGACGCAGTCTCCCGCCTCACGTCTCCCGCCGCGGTCATCACCCCGGTTTCCGGGTCGCGCCATGTCACCGTCGGAGCGCCGGCACGCCAGTTCCACAGGCCCCAGGAGCGCACATCGTGGCCCATGGCGCGCAGCGCCTCGGCCGTCTCCGCCGGGATCCGGTCCTCCATGTAGAGGACGGCGGGATTCCGGTTCACCTCGCTCCCGGTAGCCGGGAAGTTGTAGCTGCCGAAACGGGGCTGGTCCAACGCCTGCTCGGGGGACATGCCCCACACCACGACGTTCAGAAAGACCTGCAGGAGGCACTGCATCTGCTGGTCGCCGCCCGGGGTCGAGAGCCCCATGAACGGCTCACCATCCTTCACCACCAGGAGGGGAGAGTTCGTGTTCCGCGGGCGCTTGCCGGGCGCCATCACGTTGGCCAAGTCGGGGTCCAGGTTGAACTGGCCCATGCGGTTGCCGAGTCCGAAGCCCCATCCCGGGATCATGGGCGTGAAGGTGTGGCCGTCGCTCTCGGTGAGAGAAAACACGTTGCCCTCGCCGTCCATCACATTCAGAGAGGAGGTGTCGAAGGAGGGGGCTCCAGCGTCGGCATCGTCCGACCCCCGATGCTCCGGCGCGGCGGCAACGGGCTGACCTTCCGGTACCACGAAGCTCGCGGGTGCGCCCTCCGCGACCGCCGCCATCCGTACCGGATCGCCCCACGGAGGCATGTCCGGGAACGCGCGATTCTCGTCGATGAGCCCGATGCGCTCGCGCGCGTACGCCTTCCCGTACAATCCCTCCGGAGCGGGCGCGAAATCCGGATCCCCGACGTACTTGTGGGCGTCCGCCATCGCGAGGTTGACCACCTGTGAGACGAGGTGGATGTACTCCGGTGTGTTGTAGCCCAGGGCGCGCAGGTCGTAGTTCTCCAGCATGTTGAGCATCAGGATGATGCGTGGCCCCTGGCTCCACCCGTCGCCGGCGTGCACGTCGTAGCCGTTGAAGCCGGTCGCCAGCGGCTCCTCCCACCGACTCTCGTATCCCGCCATGTCCTCATAGCGGACGATGCCGTCGTGCTCCCGGAAGAAGCGGTCCACATCGCGCGCGGGGTCCCCGCGGTAGAAGGCGTCCCGGGCGGCGCGGATTCCTTCGGAACGGCTTCTTCCCGCCGCCAGCGCCTGCTGCTCGGCCTCCATCATGTAGCGGATGAGCCGCCCCAGGTCGGCGTTCACCATGAGATCGCCCAGGCGCTGCTCGCCGACCCCGTTGGGGAACCAGAAGTCGCGATTATACGGAAAGGCGAGGATCTCCTCCGTCTGATCCTCGGTCATCCATTTCTGCATCTTGTAGAGGTGATAGCCCTCCTCGGCGATGCGCAGCGTCGGCTGCGCGGCCTCGCCGAAACTGAGGGTGCCGAAGCGGTCGAGGGCGGCGAGCCAGACGTCCACGTCGGCGGGAATCAGCGCGTTGTTGATGGGCGACTTGCCGTGCTCGAGGAAGTAGTCGAGGGTGGCGAGCGCGGGTGAGGTTCCCGCGCCGACCCGGGTGATCACGCGATCCTCGGCCGCGCTGTAGATGATGAGCGGCGCGACCCCGGTCCATCCCGCGTAGTCCATCTTGAGCGCCTTGAGCGCCATCCCCGCGGTCACCCCGGCATCGAAGGCGTTTCCTCCCGCCCTCAGCACGTCGTAACCGGCCTGCGTGGCGAGATAGTGCCCGGAGGAGATCACCCCGTGCGTGCCCATGATCCGCGGCCGCATGGCTTCGACGTTGTCGGCGTCGTGGACCGCGCCGTGACTCCGGAACGGAGCGATGGTGGCGAAGACGCCTTCCTCGGCGGCTGCGGACTCCTCCGGGACGTCCATCCCCGGACTGCACGCCGCGACGAGTGCCAGAGCTGCGACTGCGATCACACGTGCGAAGGGCTTCATCGCGTCATCCTCCTGTATCCGCTTGCTTCCCACACCCCTGAAGCTACTTCCGCGGATCGCTCCGGCAACGACGCAACCGGGCGCTCCCGCGGGAACGTCAGACCGCGGTCAGCCCCTCCAGTGCGGCCAGGGCGTCGGCCCGACCACGCGCTTCCGGGAAGAGTTCGAGCGCGAGGGCGACGATGCCGGTCGCGTTCGCCACGGCGAAGCTGATGCCGTTGAGGTTGCGCGTCGGCGGGACGCCCGGAATGGGCCGCGGGTAGCCCGACGCATACAGGACGCGCCGCCCATCGCGGCGACCGATGCGGACGCGGTGCCGCGGCAGGTCCCAGTCGAGGCACACGCCGAGCGCGCCGGGGAGGCTGCCCGGCAGCCAGCGCTCTCCCTCGTGGGAATAGGCCGCGATGACGAGCGTTCCGGCTCGCGCGGCGTGCTCGACCGCGGGCTGCAGCATCTCGATGCGGCTCCGGCGGGGCGTTCCGAGGCTCAGATTGGCCAGCTGGCAGCCGCGCTCCCCGGCCCAGTCGATGGCCTTCGCCAGCGTCCGGGCGCTCGTCGCAAGTTCCTCGTGAAAGACGCGGACGACACGGACCCGCGCGCCCGGCGCCTTCTCCTGGATGGCCGCGGTCACGGCGGTCCCGTGGCCCAGCCGGTCGGTCAGGTCGTCGTGCTCGCGCCCGTCGGGGGTGAGCGCGATGCCGCCCGCCAGGAGCCCCAGGTGCGGATGGCCCGGATGCGCCCCGCTGTCGATGACCGCGATCGAGACGCCCCGGCCGGTCCGGCTCCAAAGCGGTGCCGCGCGCATCCGCACGGAGGGCGCCACGGGCGGTCCCGCGGCGGGCGCCGTCACCCGGCGAACAGGGCGCGGAACGCACCCGGTCGACTGTCGAGCTCCGCCGGCCGCCCGTCCTGCGCGACCCGCCCGTCGCGGAGCACGACCACGCGCTCCGCCCGCCGCGCGAGCTCGGGACGGTGCGTGATGAGCACCGTGGTCCGCCCCCGCATCAGCGCCGCATAGCCCTCGAGCACCTGCGCCTCCGAGGCCGGGTCCAGCGCTCCCGTCGCCTCGTCGAACACGAGCACGGCCGGATCCGCGAGGAAGGCCCGCGCCACGGCCACGCGCTGCCGCTCGCCGGCGGATAGCTGCCGGCCCCGCTCCCCGACGACCGTCTCAGCCCCCTCCGGAAGCGATGCCATCAACCCATCGAGCGCGGCCGCCGCGAGCGCCCCGGCGACCTCCAGGTCCGTCGCGTCGGGCTTGGCATAGCGCACGTTCTCGGCGATCGATGCGTGGAAGATGAACGGATCCTGCTCCACCACGGCGACGTTCCGGCGCACGTCGGCCAGCGCGAGCTCCCGCAGGTCCCGTCCGTCGAGCAGCACCCGCCCGCCGTCCGGGTCGAGCTGGCGCGAGAGCAGATCCGCGACCGTCGACTTCCCGCTCCCGCTCGCCCCAACGAGCGCGACCACCTGCCCGGCGGCCACCTCCAGCGACACGCCTTCCAGCACCTCGCCTCCCCGCCCGAAGCCGAGCCGCACATCCTCCAGAACCAGCGCCCCGGAAGCCCGCCCCAGCCGCTCCGCCCCCTCTGCCTCCACGACCTCCAGCGGCGTGTCAAACAGTTCATGGACGCGGACGAGCGACGCCCGCGCGCTCGCCAGATTCGCGTACAGCCCCATCAGCGCCTGCACGGGGAAGAGGAGCCGCATCTGGTAGGCCATGAACGCGACGAACGTCCCCAGCGTCGTCGCCTCCGTGATGACCCGGTAACCCCCGTACAGGAAGACGGCCGCCGTCCCCGTCTGCAGGAGGACCCCCGGCAGGCCTCCCGCCAGGTACGTGTACCGGCGCATCGACAGCAGGGCCCGCACGAAGCGGTCGTTGTGGCGCCCGAACCGCGCCGCCTCCCGCTCCTGGGCGTTGGACGCCACCACCGTGCGCACGCCCTGCAGCGTCTCGATGAGGAAGCTCCCGATGTCCGCGCTCCGCTCCCGCAGTTGCGTCACGCGCCCCTCGAGCCGGTTCCGGTATCTCACCAGCGCCCAGAGGCTCGGCGGCAGCGCGATGAGCCCCGCCAGGAAGAGCCGAGCATCGAGATAGACGAGCATCCCCACCGTCCCGACGAGGAAGAGCACGTTCCCGAACAGCCCGAGCGCCGCGTCCGCGGTCACCCGCTGGATCTCGCCGATGTCGCTGTTGATGCGCGAGACGATGTCCCCGAACGGCGTCCGCGCGTAGAACCGCGGCGAAAGCCTCTGCAGGTGGCGGTAGAGCGCCAGCCGCATGTCGAACAGGATGCCGGCCGACACCCGCGTGTACCGCATCCCGCTCGCGACGTTCGCCCCGAAACCGAGGAGGGTGATTCCGATGAAGAGGCCGACGATCCTGAGCAGGAGAGGGAAGTCTCCCCCCAGGATCGCATCGTCGATCATCGACTTCGACAGGTAGGGAAGCGCGAGCCCGAGGGCGGTCCCGGTCGTGGAAAGGAGGACCACGGGAAGCAAAGCCCCCGCGTACGGTCGGACGTAGGCGAGGGCTCGGCGAAGGTGCGGGTCCCGGATCACGCGGACCTCACGAACTCGAACGCCGGATCGAAACCGGATCGCGGGCCGGGATCAGCCCGGATCGGGCACCACGACGACGCTCGTCATGTCCGCGTCCAGCGTCACCGTGCGCAGGAACTCGAACGTCTCCTCGTCGTAGATGTCGATCGTGCTGCCGGCATTGTAGATGTAGAGCTTCGTGCCGTCGGCGCTCGGCATCAGCGCCATCCGCGGCCGCCCCGCGAAGGTGACGCGCCCGGCGACCCGCCGGTCCCGAAGATCGAACTTCCACATTTCGTAGTGCCCGATCTCGGACTTGAGCCCGTATCCCTTCGTCCCGTCCGGAGAGAGCACGAACGACACCCCCTCGTCGGGGCCGATCGGGTGGAACTCCACGTCCTGCCCGGCCAGATCCACGGTCGCGATGCCCATGAGACGTCGGTTCTGGAGCGGATCCGTCATGCGGAAGAGGCCCGTGTAGACGCCGCCATCCTCCTGGTACGGGCTCTCGCCGAACGGCAGCCGCATCTCGCCCAGCCCCGGCTCCAGCGGCTCCGAGATATCCCAGCGGTCGACCTCCTCGAAGGTCTCCGAGTCGAGCGCGACGAGGTCGTCCGCGAACATGTACAGGAGGTCGCCGTCGGGGGAGAACCGGAAGTTGGCGAACCGGCGCGGCTCCTCGCCGGGCCAGGGGATAGTGTCGGTCACCTCGTACGTGCCGAGGTCGAGACGAAGGATGGTCGGCTCGCCGATCTCGTACCGGTCCGCGAGCTTCGTGCGGCTCTGCACGAACATCGCCATCCATTCCTGGTCGGGATGGACCTGGAAGGAACGGATCCAGGTGCGCGTCGCGCCTTCGCTCAGCGTGAACTCTCCGATGGACTCCTTGGAGGGGAGCGCAATGATCTCGATCGTCTCGAAGAACGGATCCATCACGTAGAGCCGCGACCGGTCCTCGGAGACGTCGAGACGAAGGGAGATCGGACGCTTGACCGGGATCCTGTCCACGACTTCCTCGGTGGCCTCATCCCAGACGAGGACTTCATTGCTGTAGTTGCCCATGTACCAGTGGGCGTTGCGGCCGTTCCCCTGAGCCTCCAGCGCCCGGACCCCGCTCAGGGCACAGGCGAAGGCGGCGACCGCGGCGAGACCGGCCGCGCGCGTCCGGACCATCCGCGGGAGGCTCACGGGAAGACGAGGTCCAGCTTCCGCCAGTCCTTCTGCGCCGACGCGCACTGCGACGTCCAGTCCGGCGAGTGGTTGAGCTGGTCGGGCACGTGCGCCGGCCAGAAGCAGGCGAGGTGGCAGTCGAACAGGTCCCGCTCCACCGGCTGGCACAGCCCGGCCGTGCCGCCGGTCGAATCGACCTCCCAGCCGGGCGAGAAGACGAGCGAGCACCCGAGTGGGATGTGAGGCCCCTCCGGCCGGCTCTCGAGCCCCACGACGTCCAGCTCATCGCGGGCCACCTGAGCCTCGATGCGGCCTGCCTTCTGGTTGATCGGCTTCAAGTGTTTCACGTCTTCCCCCCTCGCATGCGAAGGTCGGCCGGGCCCGCGCCCGGCCGCGTCAATGGTCGAAGCGGGCCAGGTACTCCGGGTTCCGCTCCGACAACTCTCCGTAGATCTCCAGACACGTGTGCGTCCACGTCCGGACCCAGTTGCAGAAGTGCAGGTTGGGCGCGGTCGTCTCGCCGTGTCTCGTGTGCGCTTCGTGATAGCAGCCGCCCGAGCAGATGGGCCGGGCCCAGCACGTATGGCAGTCCGTCTTGTTCTTGATGTGGTGATCCTCGAGGAAATCCTTCTGCCGCTCCCGGTCGATCCCCTCGGCGACAGTCCCGAAGCTGTGGTCGTTCGAGTAGGCGAAGCGGTGGCAGAGCGAGACGTCGCCCCCCGTCGTCACGCCCATCAGCCCGAGCCCGGCCCCGCACGGATATGCCTTGCTCACGCCCTTGTGGATCTCCTCCAGCGTGTCCTTCACGTTCGAGAAGCCGTGGTGCCGGTTCTCCACCGCGTGGTCCAGCC
Protein-coding sequences here:
- a CDS encoding amidohydrolase family protein, yielding MRFAKLSLGFALAAYAAAPFAAAGEQASQTGATAFVGVNVIPMDSERVLTGHTVVVRGDRIVAVGPAAEVDVPDGARRIDGAGKYLMPGLSEMHGHTPGGFPTDTFREQVMFLYAANGVTTVRGMLGLPGDLELKARANTGEIWGPTLYLAGPSFNGNSVTSPSQAAERVWIQKEEGWDHLKIHPGLTVPEYDALAAAAAQAGIRFGGHVPADVGIRHAILMGQETFDHLDGYLEEAGGVRGPMDPAKLEELFALTIGARAWVVPTMVLWEVGVIGFGDPEALAAYPEMRYWPPQGVQGWKDRLQAIQARGNWDVEQARLHASNRTRLLGMMNEAGVGILMGTDSPQMFSVPGFSLHRELAAMADAGMSPYEILASGTRNVGDYFQGYDTFGTVAAGRRADLILTNTNPLDDVANVADRAGVMVRGVWKSEEEIQQGLAEIAASFGN
- a CDS encoding cupin domain-containing protein, with amino-acid sequence MTENGTVRGVVERHEGIITVRGGGRHRAWNGIEYKTGMWAENVGSNALSMNVAMIPPGGVAKAHIHVDFEVMLYILAGRVRHEFGPRLEKTLDNEAGDFIFIEPGVPHEVFNLSDTEPVVAVVARSDAQEWENIVDFQRPVRDSR
- a CDS encoding ATP-binding protein, giving the protein MIARPAHVAELVRKLDANPVVALLGARQVGKTTLAGMLASTLAETQRPVTSFDLEDPRDLARLDEPTLALEPLRGLVIIDEIQRRPDLFPVLRVLADRRPRPARFLVLGSASPELLRQGSESLAGRISFHDLGGLDLAEVGPERWRRLWLRGGFPRAWLARNNEASAEWRRDFIRTFVERDLPSLGISLPPRLLHDFWTMLAHYHGQIWNGAELGRAFGIAHTTVRRHLDRMTGAYVMRQLRPWRENLGKRVVKSPKVYIADSGLLHALLDIPTARDLAAHPKVGASWEGFALEQVVRRLGARPEECYFWAVHGGPELDLLVVRGRRRRGYEFKRTDAPRATASMHAAMRHLGLDQLDVVHVGNDTFPLTDGVRAVGGGDIFTAVAPL
- a CDS encoding gamma-glutamyltransferase, with the translated sequence MKPFARVIAVAALALVAACSPGMDVPEESAAAEEGVFATIAPFRSHGAVHDADNVEAMRPRIMGTHGVISSGHYLATQAGYDVLRAGGNAFDAGVTAGMALKALKMDYAGWTGVAPLIIYSAAEDRVITRVGAGTSPALATLDYFLEHGKSPINNALIPADVDVWLAALDRFGTLSFGEAAQPTLRIAEEGYHLYKMQKWMTEDQTEEILAFPYNRDFWFPNGVGEQRLGDLMVNADLGRLIRYMMEAEQQALAAGRSRSEGIRAARDAFYRGDPARDVDRFFREHDGIVRYEDMAGYESRWEEPLATGFNGYDVHAGDGWSQGPRIILMLNMLENYDLRALGYNTPEYIHLVSQVVNLAMADAHKYVGDPDFAPAPEGLYGKAYARERIGLIDENRAFPDMPPWGDPVRMAAVAEGAPASFVVPEGQPVAAAPEHRGSDDADAGAPSFDTSSLNVMDGEGNVFSLTESDGHTFTPMIPGWGFGLGNRMGQFNLDPDLANVMAPGKRPRNTNSPLLVVKDGEPFMGLSTPGGDQQMQCLLQVFLNVVVWGMSPEQALDQPRFGSYNFPATGSEVNRNPAVLYMEDRIPAETAEALRAMGHDVRSWGLWNWRAGAPTVTWRDPETGVMTAAGDVRRETASLGF
- the qhpC gene encoding quinohemoprotein amine dehydrogenase subunit gamma, with protein sequence MKHLKPINQKAGRIEAQVARDELDVVGLESRPEGPHIPLGCSLVFSPGWEVDSTGGTAGLCQPVERDLFDCHLACFWPAHVPDQLNHSPDWTSQCASAQKDWRKLDLVFP
- a CDS encoding S8 family serine peptidase, producing the protein MTAPAAGPPVAPSVRMRAAPLWSRTGRGVSIAVIDSGAHPGHPHLGLLAGGIALTPDGREHDDLTDRLGHGTAVTAAIQEKAPGARVRVVRVFHEELATSARTLAKAIDWAGERGCQLANLSLGTPRRSRIEMLQPAVEHAARAGTLVIAAYSHEGERWLPGSLPGALGVCLDWDLPRHRVRIGRRDGRRVLYASGYPRPIPGVPPTRNLNGISFAVANATGIVALALELFPEARGRADALAALEGLTAV
- a CDS encoding nicotinate phosphoribosyltransferase — translated: DLYQLTMLKAYWEHGMRETAVFEFFVRRLPPNRNFLLAAGLAQALDYLEGLRFEPDELEWLGGQPGFPPAFVDWLADLRFTGDVDAMPEGTVFFPDEPLLRVTAPLPQAQLVETRLISLLNFSSLIASKAVRFRLAAPTARLVDFGLRRAHGSEAGLLAARAAYLAGFDGTATALAGQRWGIPTFGTMAHSFIQAHDSEAEAFIRFARAHPENAVLLIDTYDTEAGASKVVETAADLLAEGIEIGAVRLDSGDVASHARSVRRILDDGGCPGVRIFASGSLDEHGVARLADVPIDGFGIGAALTVSADEPALDSVYKLQEYAGRPRRKRSEGKATWPGRKQVFRTCERGRLARDVLGLDDEALSGEAMLVPVARAGARLRSDPPLEEIRDRVRASLETLPAELRGLESAPTPFPVEPSPAVRELAREVDRRTSGDDVGEGFAATGTPG
- a CDS encoding ABC transporter ATP-binding protein, with protein sequence MIRDPHLRRALAYVRPYAGALLPVVLLSTTGTALGLALPYLSKSMIDDAILGGDFPLLLRIVGLFIGITLLGFGANVASGMRYTRVSAGILFDMRLALYRHLQRLSPRFYARTPFGDIVSRINSDIGEIQRVTADAALGLFGNVLFLVGTVGMLVYLDARLFLAGLIALPPSLWALVRYRNRLEGRVTQLRERSADIGSFLIETLQGVRTVVASNAQEREAARFGRHNDRFVRALLSMRRYTYLAGGLPGVLLQTGTAAVFLYGGYRVITEATTLGTFVAFMAYQMRLLFPVQALMGLYANLASARASLVRVHELFDTPLEVVEAEGAERLGRASGALVLEDVRLGFGRGGEVLEGVSLEVAAGQVVALVGASGSGKSTVADLLSRQLDPDGGRVLLDGRDLRELALADVRRNVAVVEQDPFIFHASIAENVRYAKPDATDLEVAGALAAAALDGLMASLPEGAETVVGERGRQLSAGERQRVAVARAFLADPAVLVFDEATGALDPASEAQVLEGYAALMRGRTTVLITHRPELARRAERVVVLRDGRVAQDGRPAELDSRPGAFRALFAG